The Phycisphaeraceae bacterium DNA segment TGTAGGCGAGCACGCGAATGGGCAGCTTCTCGCCCCGGATGATGGCCATGCCGCTCGAATCGCTGACGCTCTCGAGCACGCCGGTCGCGGCCGCCTTCACCTCCACCTTGCCGAAGCCGAAGATGCCCTTCGAGCGCGCGATCGGTTCGTCCTTCGTGACCGCGGCCCCGACCGGCTTGAGCATGAGCGAAGGGAGTTCCTTCGGCGTGCAGCCGAGGAGCGAGGCGAGTTTCATCGGCGTCAGATCGCCTTCGGTGAAGGTCTCGGCGACGACGGTGTCCGCGCTCACGCGATCGCCCTGCTTCACGCGCACCTCGCCGGGCACCGGCAGCAGTCGTCGGGCGCGATGCCGGGTTCGCGCGGAGACCTTCAATCCTGGTGTGTAGGCCTTGGCCATAGATGACTTGGAGTGACTTGAGGTGAGTCGGGATGATCAGGCTGGATCAGGCTGGATCAGGCTGGATCAGGCTGGATCAGGCTGGATCAGATTGGATCAGGCTGGATCAGATTGGATCAGGCTGGTCAGGGTGAACAGGTTGGTGCAGGTCGGTTCTGGATGATCAGGATGATCAGGCTGATCAGGCTGATCGGGGAGATGACGGTGGTTCAGGGTGATCGAGGGGTCAGCGTGAATCAGTCGGGGTAGAGCTCGAGCGCCTTCACCCAGCGGGCAATAGTGGCCCGTCGCTGCTGCGGATCTTCAGGAAGGGAGAGCGGTCGGCCCCGCGCATCAAGCACGAGCCCCACCGTGCCGCCGCGCACTTCGCGCGAGATGGGCTTCCCTGGACCCGCGCCGACATCGAAGCCGCGCTCGGGTGTGATCTCGGCGCGCGCGGTCTGACCCGCGGCCAGGCGCAGGAGCTTCACTTCGCCGTAGGCCATGGTGCCGCGCTCGGAGAGCCCGCCGCCGCTGATCGAATAGGAGAAGCACGCCTTGCCCAGCTTGCCGGTGCCCTTCGCAGCAATCGAAGTGCCCAGAAGAATCAGGCAGTCGCGCTCGAAGACTTCCATCGCCGCCTTTGAATGGACGCTCGCGAGCACGCCGAGGTGCGGCATCATGAAGATCGAGTCCTTGGCCAACTCCGTGAAGCCCTCGGGCTCGAAGCTGTCGACGAGCATCGCGGCGGTCTGCTCCATCCTCGGAGCGTGGGAGAGCACGCCGCCTGACGCGACCAGCAGGTCGAGCTTCATGTTGTCGACAATCGTTCGGCCCGCCTCCTGCTGGCTGAAGGCATCGCCCACGGTGCGCTGCTGCTGCACGCCCTTGAGCGTGGTGGCGAAGTCCTTGTGCTGCACATAGGCGAGCCGCAGCGCCTCACGCGCGACGGCCTGTTCGAAGACGAGCGCCTCACGGGTCTGCGGAATCGTCGTGGGGCGGATCATCTTGTTCTTCACGCGATTGCGCAACTCGCGCTCATCCATGTCCAGGTGCACCCAGCGGAGCACATTGGCCATGCCCGCCTCGGCGCAGACATTGGAGATGGAGTAGCTCATGCCGAGGTTCGCACTCACCGTTCGATTGAAGACGGGGCTGCCGGCATGGTCGAAGACGCTGAAGACATCGGTGGTGGCGCCGCCGATGTCGACGCCGACCGCGTTGATGCCGCGCTGTCGCGCGATCTCCTGGAGAATGTCGCCGACGGCGCCGGGAGTCGGCATGATCGGTGCATCGGTCCAGGCGATGAGCTTGTCATAGCCCGGCGCGTGGGCCATGACATGCTCGAGGAAGACATCGTGAATCTTCTCTCGCGCGGGACCGAGATTCTCGCGCTCGAGCACGGGACGGAGGTTGTCGACCACCGCAAGATCGAAGCCGGGGCCGTCGAAGACGCGACGAACCGCGGGCGCCGCCTCCTTGTTGCCGGCAAAGATGATGGGCAGCCGGTACTCGCTGCCGAAGCGAGGGCGCGGTTTCGCCGGGGCGATCAGCTCGGCGAGTTCCACCACCTTCTTTGAATCACCGCCATCGGTTCCGCCGGAAATGAGCACCATGTCGGGGCGAAGCTCGCGAATGCGCTGGATCTGCTCGTGCGGCTTCCGCTGGTCGTTCGCGGCAATCGTGTCCATCACGATCGCACCCGCGCCGAGCGCGGCGCGCTTCGCGCTCTCGGCGGTCATCTGCTTGACCACGCCGGCCACCATCATCTGCAGTCCGCCGCCGGCGCTCGAAGTGGAGATGTAGATGTCGCAGCCGTTGGGGTCGTCCGGCGAGGTCCGGCGAATGATGCAGCCATCGTCATCGACGAGCCGTCGACCGGAGAGCTCCTGGAGTTCCGTCACCGAGTTCGAGACGCCGATCGTGACATCGGCGAACGGCTCTTCGACGGTGGTCGGCGCTTCGCCGCGATGGGTTTGACGGTAGGAGCCGTCCGGCTGCTGCTGAATCAGAATGGCCTTGGTCGTGGTCGAGCCGCAATCGGTCGCGACCACGACACGAATGCGGTCGGGGGGCGGCGTGGGTCGCGCCGAGGCATGGCCGGCAGCGTGGGAAGGCGATGACACGGCTGCGAAAGGTAGCGGAAAGAGCGGGGGCCATGCTCGATGTGGCGCGCGTGCCAGACGGGGGGCGTCAAGGGGCGATTCGGCCGTTCGGGCACCGCAGCGGCGCGGTGTCAGGCGCGGCTGTAGGAGCAGTGGTGGGCGCGGCGGTGGGGGCAGAGGCGGGGGTCGTGCTCGGCGCTGCGCTCGAATCATGCGGCGAAGAAGGTGTGGTCGGCGCGCGGCTGGCGTCCGACGACGCGGTGCCATCGGAGTCGCCCGGCGATTGCAGCGCTTCCATCCGGTTGATGAGGTACTCCGCGGCGCCTCGCTTCTCCATGAAGCTGCTGAACAGCTTGTACGCGACCGGCTCGATCAGCACACTCATGAATGGGCTGAAGAAGTGCATCGCCTGGCTGCCGAGATAGGTCATCGGTCGCACCGACTCGAGGAAGATCGAGGCGGGCATGGTCATCTTTCGGCGCACGACCTCGCGCAGCACGCGATCGACCACTTCCGCCTCGGCGGGTGTGGGTTTCGCCGGACCGGGTTTCTCCACGGCGAAGGCGTGAGCGAGGATGGCGCGCCACCGCTTCATCGAGACTCGACGCCGCTCCTCGCGGTGTTCGGCGGACCATCAGAAGCACGGAGGCGAGCCGTCGAATCTGCTGGCGGACTGGTGGTGGCGGTGCGCTCGGCGGCAGCGCCATCCACGG contains these protein-coding regions:
- a CDS encoding glutamate mutase L; the protein is MSSPSHAAGHASARPTPPPDRIRVVVATDCGSTTTKAILIQQQPDGSYRQTHRGEAPTTVEEPFADVTIGVSNSVTELQELSGRRLVDDDGCIIRRTSPDDPNGCDIYISTSSAGGGLQMMVAGVVKQMTAESAKRAALGAGAIVMDTIAANDQRKPHEQIQRIRELRPDMVLISGGTDGGDSKKVVELAELIAPAKPRPRFGSEYRLPIIFAGNKEAAPAVRRVFDGPGFDLAVVDNLRPVLERENLGPAREKIHDVFLEHVMAHAPGYDKLIAWTDAPIMPTPGAVGDILQEIARQRGINAVGVDIGGATTDVFSVFDHAGSPVFNRTVSANLGMSYSISNVCAEAGMANVLRWVHLDMDERELRNRVKNKMIRPTTIPQTREALVFEQAVAREALRLAYVQHKDFATTLKGVQQQRTVGDAFSQQEAGRTIVDNMKLDLLVASGGVLSHAPRMEQTAAMLVDSFEPEGFTELAKDSIFMMPHLGVLASVHSKAAMEVFERDCLILLGTSIAAKGTGKLGKACFSYSISGGGLSERGTMAYGEVKLLRLAAGQTARAEITPERGFDVGAGPGKPISREVRGGTVGLVLDARGRPLSLPEDPQQRRATIARWVKALELYPD